One segment of Streptomyces sp. NA02950 DNA contains the following:
- a CDS encoding helix-turn-helix domain-containing protein: protein MAETLKKGSRVTGAAREKLAADLKKKYDSGASIRALAEETGRSYGFVHRMLSESGVSLRGRGGATRGKKAQSA from the coding sequence GTGGCCGAGACTCTGAAGAAGGGCAGCCGGGTGACCGGCGCCGCGCGCGAAAAGCTCGCGGCAGACCTGAAGAAGAAGTACGACTCCGGTGCGAGCATCCGGGCGCTGGCCGAAGAGACCGGCCGTTCCTACGGGTTCGTTCACCGGATGCTCAGCGAATCAGGCGTTTCCCTACGTGGTCGCGGGGGCGCGACACGGGGCAAGAAGGCTCAATCGGCCTGA
- a CDS encoding cobalamin biosynthesis protein — translation MRADHASFACGAALGFLGDLATGDPRRGHPVAAFGRAALAAERGLWRDHRGYGALHTALCAGGAAAGAALLTRAVRAVVGRRRADIALTAAATWAVLGGTTLGREARAIGGALAAGDVETARERLPHLCGRDPQALDAQAIARAVVESVAENTSDAVVGALVWGAVGGVPGLVAFRAVNTLDAMVGHKSPRYRRFGWAAARLDDVAGWPGARLTAALATVAGPDPRGALRAWRRDGQRHPSPNAGPVEASFAGALGVRLGGTLTYSGRVEHRPVLGGGGRPVRGGDIDRAVRLSRRVGALALVTSVTARLVVGRVLSDRGGFLTGRGGAPGKRRGSR, via the coding sequence ATGCGTGCCGATCACGCCTCGTTCGCGTGCGGCGCCGCTCTCGGCTTCCTCGGTGACCTCGCCACGGGCGACCCCCGGCGCGGCCATCCGGTGGCCGCGTTCGGGCGGGCCGCCCTGGCCGCCGAGCGCGGGCTGTGGCGCGACCACCGCGGCTACGGGGCCCTGCACACCGCACTGTGCGCGGGCGGCGCGGCCGCCGGTGCCGCGCTCCTGACGCGTGCCGTACGCGCCGTGGTCGGGCGCCGCCGCGCCGACATCGCCCTGACCGCCGCCGCCACCTGGGCCGTACTGGGCGGCACGACGCTGGGGCGCGAGGCCCGGGCCATCGGCGGCGCCCTGGCCGCCGGGGACGTCGAAACCGCCCGGGAGCGGCTGCCGCATCTGTGCGGACGCGACCCGCAGGCGCTGGACGCCCAAGCGATCGCCCGCGCGGTGGTGGAGTCGGTCGCGGAGAACACCTCCGACGCCGTCGTGGGCGCCCTGGTGTGGGGGGCCGTGGGCGGGGTGCCGGGGCTCGTCGCCTTCCGGGCCGTCAACACCCTGGACGCCATGGTGGGCCACAAGTCGCCGCGCTACCGGCGGTTCGGCTGGGCCGCGGCCCGGCTGGACGACGTCGCGGGCTGGCCCGGGGCGCGGCTGACGGCCGCCCTGGCGACCGTCGCGGGCCCCGACCCGCGCGGTGCCCTGCGGGCCTGGCGGCGGGACGGACAGCGCCATCCCAGCCCCAACGCGGGCCCGGTGGAGGCGTCGTTCGCGGGCGCGCTCGGGGTGCGGCTGGGCGGCACCCTCACGTACTCCGGCCGGGTCGAGCACCGGCCGGTGCTGGGCGGCGGCGGACGGCCGGTGCGCGGCGGCGACATCGACCGCGCGGTGCGGCTGTCGCGGCGGGTGGGCGCACTGGCCCTGGTGACCTCGGTGACGGCACGGCTGGTGGTGGGCAGGGTTCTGTCCGACAGGGGCGGGTTTCTGACCGGCAGAGGCGGGGCGCCGGGGAAGCGGAGAGGGAGCCGATGA
- a CDS encoding VOC family protein, which produces MSAAAGSGPTICPTLLYRDAKAAIALLTEGFGFTEVAVHEDAAGVVQHAELAYGNGVVMLGSAGRAGVFARAMKDAGPTGIYVAVDDVDAHHRRAERYGVQILMPPTDQDYGARDYLARDGEGNLWSFGTYVPGTAG; this is translated from the coding sequence ATGAGCGCCGCCGCGGGGTCCGGCCCCACCATCTGTCCCACCCTGCTCTACCGCGATGCCAAGGCCGCCATCGCGCTGCTCACGGAGGGCTTCGGCTTCACCGAGGTCGCGGTCCACGAGGACGCGGCGGGAGTGGTCCAGCACGCCGAGCTGGCGTACGGGAACGGGGTGGTGATGCTCGGCTCCGCGGGCCGTGCGGGCGTCTTCGCCCGGGCCATGAAGGACGCGGGCCCCACCGGGATCTATGTGGCCGTCGACGACGTGGACGCGCACCACCGGCGGGCCGAGCGGTACGGCGTGCAGATCCTGATGCCGCCCACCGACCAGGACTACGGTGCCCGTGACTACCTGGCGCGGGACGGTGAGGGCAACCTCTGGAGCTTCGGCACGTACGTCCCGGGGACCGCCGGATAG
- a CDS encoding alpha/beta hydrolase has product MRLRTAAVAAASTLLSVGVAAVAAGRCATDAALRPAPDRPLPNEPPLTVHATEPGRITLTRSLTSLRPGTYGLAGPACHAVIGPVLEDAPSPADCVVRRLERVTHGTLDPGDRVRLTPQVHIGNPRDTLGIEHADVDIPGELGPLPAWFVPAERATWVITVHGLGATREHPMVVMPFLRKLRVPVLDLAYRGDPGAPPPEDGIGHLGDTEWRDLDAAIRYAVRYGAHSVVLHGWSTGGAMALHAAANSALRHRVSGVVLDSPVLDWQATLRALATARGTPAALMPLVIRAAEGRTGLHGSRLAEAADPERLTVPVLLVHGPDDALAPWSVSRELAEHRSDLVALHPVAGAPHGAMWNADPPGYEEALRRFLTPLL; this is encoded by the coding sequence ATGCGTCTGCGGACAGCGGCGGTCGCGGCCGCCAGCACCCTGCTCAGCGTCGGCGTGGCCGCGGTGGCGGCCGGACGGTGCGCCACCGACGCTGCGCTCCGGCCCGCTCCCGACCGTCCGCTGCCGAACGAGCCCCCGCTCACCGTGCACGCGACCGAGCCCGGCCGGATCACCCTGACTCGCTCCCTCACCTCGCTGCGCCCCGGCACCTACGGACTGGCGGGCCCGGCCTGCCACGCCGTCATCGGCCCGGTGCTGGAGGACGCGCCGAGCCCCGCCGACTGCGTGGTGCGCCGCCTGGAGCGGGTGACCCACGGCACCCTCGACCCCGGTGACCGGGTGCGGCTCACCCCGCAGGTGCACATCGGCAATCCGCGGGACACGCTCGGCATCGAACACGCCGATGTGGACATACCCGGTGAACTCGGCCCGCTGCCCGCCTGGTTCGTCCCCGCCGAACGCGCCACCTGGGTGATCACCGTCCACGGCCTGGGCGCCACCCGTGAACACCCCATGGTCGTCATGCCGTTCCTGCGGAAGCTGCGGGTCCCGGTGCTCGACCTCGCTTACCGCGGCGACCCGGGGGCGCCGCCACCGGAAGACGGCATAGGCCACCTCGGCGACACCGAATGGCGCGACCTGGACGCGGCCATCCGCTACGCGGTGCGGTACGGGGCGCACAGCGTCGTGCTGCACGGCTGGTCCACCGGCGGTGCGATGGCCCTGCACGCCGCCGCCAACTCCGCCCTGCGCCACCGCGTCAGCGGCGTCGTCCTGGACTCCCCGGTACTGGACTGGCAGGCCACCCTGCGCGCCCTCGCCACCGCCCGCGGCACCCCAGCCGCGCTGATGCCGCTCGTCATACGCGCGGCCGAGGGCCGCACCGGACTGCACGGCAGCAGACTCGCGGAGGCGGCCGACCCCGAGCGGCTCACCGTCCCGGTGCTCCTCGTGCACGGACCCGACGACGCCCTGGCCCCCTGGTCCGTCTCCCGCGAACTGGCCGAACACCGATCCGATCTGGTCGCCCTTCACCCCGTGGCGGGCGCCCCGCACGGCGCCATGTGGAACGCCGATCCACCGGGCTACGAAGAGGCGCTACGGCGCTTTCTGACCCCTCTCCTGTAG
- a CDS encoding inorganic phosphate transporter, translating to MEHITLLIGIVIITALVFDFTNGFHDTANAMATTISTGALGPRVAVAMSAVLNLVGAFLSVEVAKTISGGILDEDSGIRPEVIFAGLVGAILWNLVTWLAGLPSSSSHALFGGLIGATVASVGFEGVNGDAIVMKVLIPAVAAPLVAGIATLAATRLTYRLGRDRAPEDTAKGYRAGQIASAALVSLAHGTNDAQKTMGVITLALVTGGVIAPDSDPPMWVIVSAGLAIALGTYLGGWRIIRTMGKGITDIQPPQGFAAQTGAATVILASSHIGFALSTTQVCSGAVMGAGVGRKGGVVRWSTAGRMVIAWALTLPAAGLIAAGSALLADQGNWGVTAVAVLAVAGCAVIWALSRRKPVDAANVNEVGTTEPVGVITAALRSVAPPPVGSAAGSDTGIVTGPDTTAESTTDATDTTDTTDTTTEQPKAVATAGSAASAASSGTSS from the coding sequence ATGGAACACATCACGCTTCTCATCGGGATCGTGATCATCACGGCCTTGGTGTTCGACTTCACGAACGGCTTCCACGACACAGCCAATGCCATGGCCACCACCATCTCCACGGGCGCACTCGGTCCCCGGGTGGCGGTGGCGATGTCGGCCGTACTCAATCTCGTCGGCGCCTTCCTCTCCGTGGAGGTCGCCAAGACCATCTCCGGAGGGATCCTCGACGAGGATTCCGGTATCCGGCCCGAAGTGATCTTCGCGGGTCTGGTCGGAGCGATCCTCTGGAACCTGGTGACCTGGCTCGCCGGGCTGCCGTCCAGCTCCTCGCACGCCCTCTTCGGCGGTCTGATCGGCGCCACCGTGGCCTCGGTCGGCTTCGAGGGGGTCAACGGGGACGCGATCGTCATGAAGGTCCTCATCCCGGCCGTCGCCGCTCCGCTGGTGGCGGGCATCGCCACACTGGCCGCGACCCGGCTCACCTACCGGCTCGGCCGCGACCGCGCCCCCGAGGACACCGCGAAGGGCTACCGCGCCGGGCAGATCGCCTCGGCCGCCCTGGTCTCCCTCGCCCACGGCACCAACGACGCGCAGAAGACGATGGGTGTGATCACCCTGGCGCTGGTGACCGGCGGTGTGATCGCGCCGGACTCCGACCCGCCGATGTGGGTCATCGTCTCGGCGGGTCTGGCCATCGCGCTCGGCACCTACCTGGGCGGCTGGCGGATCATCCGCACCATGGGGAAGGGCATCACCGACATCCAGCCGCCGCAGGGCTTCGCGGCCCAGACCGGCGCGGCGACCGTCATCCTCGCCTCCTCGCACATCGGCTTCGCGCTCTCCACCACCCAGGTCTGCTCCGGTGCCGTCATGGGCGCGGGCGTGGGCCGCAAGGGCGGTGTGGTGCGCTGGTCGACCGCGGGCCGCATGGTCATCGCCTGGGCGCTGACCCTTCCCGCCGCGGGTCTGATCGCGGCCGGGTCCGCGCTCCTGGCCGACCAGGGCAACTGGGGTGTCACGGCGGTGGCCGTGCTCGCCGTCGCGGGCTGCGCGGTCATCTGGGCGCTGTCCCGCCGCAAGCCGGTGGACGCCGCCAACGTCAACGAGGTCGGCACCACCGAGCCGGTGGGTGTGATCACCGCCGCCCTCCGGTCGGTCGCCCCGCCCCCGGTGGGTTCCGCCGCCGGATCGGACACGGGCATCGTCACCGGCCCCGACACCACGGCCGAGAGCACCACAGACGCCACGGACACCACGGACACCACCGACACCACGACCGAACAGCCGAAGGCCGTCGCCACGGCCGGCTCTGCCGCCTCCGCGGCGTCGAGCGGCACCAGCAGCTAA
- a CDS encoding class II aldolase/adducin family protein encodes MAQESSARRPRPRLTQSLRHTWGQVVRAARRTTAEGLVVGTSGNVSARVGDTVLVTPSGVPYDRLGPRDAVAVDLDGEQVLGTLEPTSELPMHLAVYRATDARAIVHTHAVHATAVSTLVDELPAIHYMTAALGGPVRVADYALYGTEELAERMLEALRDRSGCLLRNHGTVVYGATLDQAYDRTAQLEWMCRLWLAASAVPGRTPTLIPPDELERAADKLRGYGQPR; translated from the coding sequence ATGGCACAGGAATCATCCGCGCGGCGGCCGCGGCCGCGGCTGACCCAGTCCCTGCGGCACACGTGGGGGCAGGTGGTGAGGGCCGCCCGCAGGACCACAGCCGAGGGGCTGGTCGTCGGGACGTCGGGCAATGTCTCGGCCCGGGTCGGGGACACGGTCCTGGTCACCCCCAGCGGGGTCCCCTACGACCGGCTCGGCCCGCGGGACGCCGTCGCCGTCGACCTCGACGGCGAGCAGGTCCTCGGCACGCTCGAGCCCACCAGCGAGCTGCCCATGCACCTGGCCGTCTACCGCGCCACGGACGCCCGGGCCATCGTCCACACCCACGCCGTCCACGCCACGGCGGTCTCCACCCTCGTCGACGAGCTCCCGGCGATCCACTACATGACCGCGGCGCTCGGCGGGCCCGTCCGCGTCGCCGACTACGCCCTCTACGGCACCGAGGAGTTGGCCGAGCGCATGCTCGAGGCGCTGCGCGACCGCTCCGGCTGTCTGCTGCGCAACCACGGCACCGTCGTCTACGGCGCCACCCTGGACCAGGCGTACGACCGCACCGCGCAGCTGGAGTGGATGTGCCGGCTCTGGCTGGCCGCCTCGGCCGTACCCGGCCGCACCCCCACGCTGATCCCGCCGGACGAACTGGAGCGCGCCGCCGACAAGCTGCGCGGCTACGGCCAGCCCCGCTGA
- a CDS encoding cobyric acid synthase, producing MSGTGGGLLVAGTTSDAGKSVVTAGICRWLTRKGVSVAPFKAQNMSLNSFVTRDGAEIGRAQAMQAAAARVEPSALMNPVLLKPGSDRSSQVVLLGRPVGEMSARGYHAERREGLLETVTACLEELRRTHDAVICEGAGSPAEINLRRTDIVNLGLARAAGIPAVVVGDIDRGGVFASFFGTTALLSKEDQRHIAAYMVNKFRGDVTLLEPGLEMLRGLTGRPTVGVLPFAHGLGIDEEDGLRVSLRGAVRESVVAPPHGDDVLRVAVAAVPLMSNFTDVDALAAEPGVVVRFVDRPEELADADLVVVPGTRGTVRALEWLRERGLGRALVRRAAEGRPVLGICGGFQVLGGRIEDEVESKAGTVEGLGLLPVRVRFAAEKTLARPVGEALGERVEGYEIHHGVAELLDGGDEPFLDGCRAGSVWGTHWHGSLESDGFRRAFLRRVADAAGRAFVPAPDTRFGELREEQLDRLGDLIEEHADTDALLRLIEDGLPDGLPFVPPGAPGGTT from the coding sequence ATGAGCGGAACAGGGGGCGGGCTGCTCGTCGCCGGGACGACCTCGGACGCGGGCAAGAGCGTGGTCACGGCGGGCATCTGCCGGTGGCTGACGCGCAAGGGTGTGAGCGTGGCGCCGTTCAAGGCGCAGAACATGTCGCTCAACTCCTTTGTCACCCGGGACGGGGCGGAGATCGGGCGGGCGCAGGCCATGCAGGCGGCGGCAGCGCGCGTGGAGCCGAGCGCGCTGATGAACCCCGTACTACTGAAGCCGGGAAGCGACCGCAGCAGCCAGGTGGTGCTGCTGGGCAGGCCGGTGGGCGAGATGAGCGCCCGCGGGTACCACGCCGAGCGGCGCGAAGGGCTGCTGGAGACGGTCACCGCGTGCCTGGAGGAGCTGCGGCGCACCCATGACGCGGTGATATGCGAGGGCGCGGGCAGCCCCGCCGAGATCAATCTGCGCCGCACCGACATCGTCAACCTGGGGCTGGCGCGGGCCGCCGGGATCCCGGCGGTGGTGGTCGGGGACATCGACCGCGGCGGGGTGTTCGCGTCGTTCTTCGGCACGACGGCACTGCTGTCCAAGGAGGACCAGCGCCATATCGCCGCCTATATGGTCAACAAGTTCCGCGGCGACGTGACCCTGCTGGAGCCCGGTCTGGAGATGCTGCGCGGGCTCACCGGGCGGCCGACGGTCGGGGTGCTGCCCTTCGCGCACGGCCTCGGCATCGACGAGGAGGACGGGCTGCGGGTGTCGCTGCGCGGCGCGGTGCGCGAGAGCGTCGTCGCGCCGCCCCATGGCGACGATGTACTGCGGGTCGCGGTGGCCGCCGTACCGCTGATGTCCAACTTCACCGATGTGGACGCGCTGGCCGCCGAACCCGGCGTGGTGGTGCGCTTCGTGGACCGTCCCGAGGAGCTGGCCGACGCAGACCTGGTGGTGGTGCCGGGCACCCGCGGCACGGTCCGGGCCCTGGAGTGGCTGCGCGAGCGCGGGCTCGGCCGGGCCCTGGTGCGGCGGGCCGCGGAGGGGCGGCCGGTGCTGGGCATCTGCGGCGGCTTCCAGGTGCTGGGCGGACGCATCGAGGACGAGGTCGAGTCGAAGGCCGGGACGGTCGAGGGCCTGGGGCTGCTGCCGGTGCGGGTGCGGTTCGCGGCGGAGAAGACCCTCGCCCGGCCGGTGGGCGAGGCCCTGGGCGAGCGGGTGGAGGGCTACGAGATCCACCACGGGGTCGCCGAACTGCTCGACGGCGGCGACGAACCCTTCCTCGACGGCTGCCGCGCGGGCTCGGTGTGGGGCACCCACTGGCACGGCTCGCTGGAGAGCGACGGCTTCCGGCGGGCCTTTCTGCGGCGGGTGGCCGACGCGGCGGGCCGGGCGTTCGTTCCCGCGCCCGACACCCGCTTCGGGGAGCTGCGCGAGGAGCAGCTCGACCGCCTGGGCGATCTGATCGAGGAGCACGCCGACACGGACGCGCTGCTGCGGCTGATCGAGGACGGCCTGCCGGACGGGCTGCCCTTCGTACCGCCGGGGGCGCCAGGAGGAACCACATGA
- a CDS encoding ABC-F family ATP-binding cassette domain-containing protein → MITASGVELRAGARVLVESASFRIAKGDRVGLVGRNGAGKTTLTKCLAGEGIPAGGSITRSGQVGYLPQDPRTGDLEVLARDRILSARDLDAVLRKMRENEDRMANGKGATRERAMKKYERLETEFLTKGGYAAEAEAATIAASLGLPDRVLGQPLHTLSGGQRRRVELARILFSDSDVLLLDEPTNHLDADSIIWLRDYLKTYSGGFIVISHDVDLVETVVNKVFYLDANRSVIDIYNMGWKLYQAQREADEKRRKRERANAEKKAAALNSQADKMRAKATKTVAAQNMARRAERLLAGLDDVRRSDKVAKLRFPDPAPCGKTPLTAEGLSKSYGSLEIFTDVDLAVDKGSRVVILGLNGAGKTTLLRLLAGVEKPDTGQVTPGHGLKLGYYAQEHETLDPDRTVLENMRSAAPDLDLVDIRKTLGSFLFSGDDVDKPAGVLSGGEKTRLALATLVVSSANVLLLDEPTNNLDPASREEILGALRTFAGAVVLVTHDEGAVDALQPERIILLPDGVEDLWGEDYADLVALA, encoded by the coding sequence GTGATCACCGCCTCCGGCGTCGAGTTGCGTGCCGGCGCCCGCGTTCTCGTCGAGTCCGCCAGCTTCCGTATCGCCAAGGGCGACCGCGTCGGTCTGGTCGGCCGCAACGGAGCGGGCAAGACCACCCTCACCAAGTGCCTGGCCGGTGAGGGCATCCCGGCGGGCGGCAGCATCACCCGCTCCGGCCAGGTCGGCTACCTCCCGCAGGACCCGCGCACCGGCGATCTCGAGGTGCTCGCCCGTGACCGCATCCTCTCCGCCCGCGACCTCGACGCCGTGCTGCGCAAGATGCGCGAGAACGAGGACCGGATGGCCAACGGCAAGGGCGCCACCCGCGAGCGCGCGATGAAGAAGTATGAGCGCCTGGAGACCGAGTTCCTCACCAAGGGCGGTTACGCCGCCGAGGCGGAGGCCGCGACCATCGCCGCCAGCCTCGGTCTGCCCGACCGGGTGCTCGGCCAGCCGCTGCACACCCTCTCCGGCGGTCAGCGGCGCCGGGTCGAGCTGGCCCGGATCCTCTTCTCGGACTCCGACGTCCTGCTCCTGGACGAGCCGACCAACCACCTCGACGCCGACTCCATCATCTGGCTGCGGGACTACCTGAAGACCTACAGCGGCGGCTTCATCGTGATCTCCCACGATGTCGACCTGGTCGAGACGGTGGTCAACAAGGTGTTCTACCTGGACGCCAACCGCTCGGTGATCGACATCTACAACATGGGCTGGAAGCTCTACCAGGCCCAGCGCGAGGCCGACGAGAAGCGCCGCAAGCGCGAACGGGCCAACGCCGAGAAGAAGGCCGCGGCCCTCAACTCCCAGGCGGACAAGATGCGCGCCAAGGCCACCAAGACGGTCGCCGCGCAGAACATGGCCCGCCGCGCCGAGCGACTGCTCGCCGGTCTGGACGACGTGCGCCGGTCCGACAAGGTGGCCAAGCTGCGCTTCCCGGACCCGGCCCCGTGCGGCAAGACCCCGCTGACCGCCGAGGGCCTGTCGAAGTCGTACGGCTCCCTGGAGATCTTCACCGACGTCGACCTGGCCGTGGACAAGGGCTCCCGCGTGGTCATCCTCGGCCTCAACGGCGCGGGCAAGACCACCCTGCTGCGGCTGCTGGCCGGGGTGGAGAAGCCGGACACCGGCCAGGTGACCCCGGGCCACGGGCTGAAGCTGGGCTACTACGCGCAGGAGCACGAGACGCTCGACCCGGACCGCACCGTCCTGGAGAACATGCGTTCGGCCGCGCCCGACCTCGACCTGGTGGACATCCGCAAGACCCTGGGGTCGTTCCTGTTCTCCGGCGACGACGTGGACAAGCCCGCCGGAGTGCTCTCCGGCGGTGAGAAGACCCGGCTCGCACTGGCCACCCTGGTGGTCTCCTCGGCCAATGTGCTTCTGCTCGACGAGCCCACCAACAACCTCGACCCGGCCAGCCGCGAGGAGATCCTCGGCGCGCTGCGCACCTTCGCCGGTGCGGTGGTGCTGGTGACCCACGACGAGGGCGCGGTCGACGCCCTCCAGCCGGAGCGGATCATTCTGCTTCCGGACGGTGTCGAGGACCTGTGGGGCGAGGACTACGCGGATCTGGTCGCGCTCGCCTGA
- a CDS encoding enoyl-CoA hydratase/isomerase family protein, giving the protein MTAADRRLPVTLLDKDGVQLTVDDAVATVTLARPAKRNAQSPAMWRALAEAGRLLPGSVRVVVLRAEGQSFSAGLDRQAFTPEGFDGEPSFIDLARGSDAELDAAIAEYQEGFTWWRRNDIVSVAAVQGHAIGAGFQLALACDLRVCADDVQFAMRETSLGLVPDLTGTHPLVGLVGYARALEICATGRFVHAEEAERTGLANLVVPAAELDGAVQDLAAALLAADRDAVIETKTLLRGAVDRTYEEQRAAERAAQARRLRELAGLAE; this is encoded by the coding sequence CTGACTGCGGCCGACCGGAGGCTTCCTGTGACCCTGCTCGACAAGGACGGCGTTCAGCTCACCGTCGATGATGCGGTCGCCACGGTGACCCTGGCCCGTCCTGCCAAGCGCAACGCCCAGTCGCCCGCGATGTGGCGGGCCCTGGCCGAGGCGGGACGGCTGCTGCCGGGCAGTGTGCGGGTGGTGGTGCTGCGCGCCGAGGGCCAGAGCTTCTCGGCGGGCCTGGACCGCCAGGCGTTCACGCCCGAGGGCTTCGACGGCGAGCCGTCGTTCATCGATCTGGCGCGCGGTTCGGACGCCGAGCTGGACGCCGCCATCGCCGAGTACCAGGAGGGGTTCACCTGGTGGCGGAGGAACGACATCGTGTCCGTCGCCGCCGTCCAGGGGCATGCCATCGGCGCCGGGTTCCAGCTCGCGCTCGCCTGCGATCTGCGGGTGTGCGCGGACGATGTGCAGTTCGCGATGCGCGAGACCAGCCTCGGGCTGGTTCCCGACCTCACCGGCACCCATCCGCTGGTGGGTCTGGTGGGCTATGCGCGGGCGCTGGAGATCTGTGCCACCGGGCGGTTCGTCCACGCCGAGGAGGCCGAGCGCACCGGGCTGGCCAACCTCGTCGTGCCCGCCGCCGAGCTGGACGGCGCCGTCCAGGACCTCGCCGCTGCGCTGCTCGCCGCGGACCGGGACGCCGTGATCGAAACCAAGACGCTGCTGCGTGGCGCCGTCGACCGTACCTACGAGGAGCAGCGCGCCGCCGAGCGTGCCGCCCAGGCGCGTCGGCTGCGCGAACTGGCGGGCCTGGCGGAGTAG
- a CDS encoding SpoIIE family protein phosphatase, producing MGALLPLSRESVSRTTLPGSVRSPGAARAFVRTALTGANTAETLGPRTLGARLVDDAVLLVSELVTNAVLHAGTRVEVVCRIQAGHRPAEPARPTAPEEPTVREDEPRHPGIVVEVADLHPASAVYGGPDSQRRGRGRGLQLIGALAESWGVTYHRTRKTVWFRLDAEEAEPEIHAVPTSALGRELRFAETLAPSPLRGRRDTTAEWVDRGGPSFLAEASELLTGQLDENMVAALAGQLLVPRLADWCAVWLTTEAGGLELARVWHTDERRIDALRVVLERHPPPTGLGTAGTPWPWPQIADTHGTGGSALAFPLTAHGRSHGVLLLGRAGVAQMTEGVVRLSEDVARRVAQAVATARQYTRQATISRALQRRQLPTSLARIPGIDTAIVYEPHGEGQTVGGDFYDLFPMGERCWCFLLGDVQGSDPEAMSVTGLARHLVRLLAREGHGVESVLSRLNQALVEEATEAVAFGGEQARPRFLSLVYGELELPADGGSGARCTLASAGHPLPLRLTLDGAVTPAATPQMLLGIDENTEFHADAFDLAQGETLLCVTDGVTERRSGNRQLDDDDGLADILRGCVGLGAKAVAERVRRATHEFSPEPIDDDLAVLVLEAVPPVTVSLLRETGDPGRA from the coding sequence GTGGGAGCCTTGCTTCCTCTCTCGCGTGAGTCCGTCTCACGGACGACGCTGCCTGGAAGCGTGCGCTCCCCCGGGGCGGCCCGGGCCTTTGTCCGGACCGCGCTGACCGGGGCGAACACGGCGGAGACCCTGGGGCCGCGCACCCTGGGCGCACGGCTGGTGGACGACGCGGTACTGCTGGTGAGCGAGTTGGTCACCAATGCCGTACTGCACGCGGGCACCCGGGTCGAAGTCGTCTGCCGCATCCAGGCCGGGCACAGGCCGGCCGAGCCCGCCCGGCCCACCGCCCCGGAGGAGCCGACCGTCCGCGAGGACGAGCCGCGGCACCCCGGGATCGTCGTGGAGGTGGCCGACCTCCATCCCGCCAGCGCGGTGTACGGCGGACCGGACTCCCAGCGCCGCGGCCGCGGCCGGGGGCTCCAGCTGATCGGCGCGCTCGCCGAGTCCTGGGGCGTGACCTATCACCGCACCCGGAAGACGGTGTGGTTCCGGCTGGACGCCGAGGAAGCGGAGCCCGAAATCCACGCCGTTCCCACCAGCGCGCTCGGCCGTGAGCTGCGGTTCGCCGAAACGCTGGCCCCCTCCCCGCTGCGCGGACGCCGTGACACCACCGCCGAATGGGTCGACCGCGGCGGGCCGTCGTTCCTGGCCGAGGCCAGTGAGCTGCTGACCGGGCAGCTCGACGAGAACATGGTCGCCGCCCTCGCCGGGCAGCTGCTGGTGCCCCGGCTGGCCGACTGGTGCGCGGTCTGGCTGACCACCGAGGCCGGAGGGCTGGAACTGGCCCGGGTCTGGCACACCGACGAGCGCCGTATCGACGCGCTGCGCGTGGTCCTGGAGCGGCATCCGCCGCCGACCGGGCTCGGCACCGCGGGCACCCCCTGGCCCTGGCCGCAGATCGCCGACACCCATGGCACCGGCGGCTCCGCGCTGGCCTTCCCGCTGACCGCCCACGGCCGCAGCCACGGAGTGCTGCTGCTCGGACGGGCGGGCGTGGCCCAGATGACCGAGGGTGTGGTGCGGCTGTCGGAGGATGTGGCGCGGCGGGTGGCGCAGGCCGTGGCCACCGCCCGGCAGTACACCCGGCAGGCGACGATCAGCAGGGCGCTGCAACGCCGTCAGCTGCCCACCTCACTGGCCCGTATCCCGGGGATCGACACGGCGATCGTCTACGAACCGCACGGCGAGGGCCAGACCGTCGGCGGCGATTTCTACGACCTGTTCCCCATGGGCGAGCGCTGCTGGTGCTTCCTGCTGGGCGATGTCCAGGGCAGTGACCCGGAGGCCATGTCGGTCACCGGTCTGGCCCGCCATCTGGTCCGGCTGCTGGCCCGTGAGGGCCATGGCGTGGAATCGGTGCTCAGCCGGCTGAACCAGGCGCTGGTGGAGGAGGCCACGGAGGCGGTGGCGTTCGGCGGCGAGCAGGCCCGTCCGCGCTTCCTGAGCCTTGTCTACGGGGAGCTGGAGCTTCCCGCGGACGGCGGGAGCGGCGCCCGCTGCACCCTGGCCAGCGCCGGGCACCCGCTGCCGCTGCGGCTGACCCTGGACGGTGCGGTGACGCCCGCGGCCACGCCCCAGATGCTGCTGGGCATCGACGAGAACACCGAGTTCCACGCCGACGCCTTCGACCTGGCGCAGGGCGAGACGCTGCTGTGTGTCACCGACGGGGTGACCGAGCGGCGCAGCGGCAACCGCCAGCTGGACGACGACGACGGCCTCGCCGACATTCTGCGGGGCTGTGTCGGGCTGGGCGCCAAGGCGGTCGCGGAGCGGGTGCGGCGGGCCACCCACGAGTTCAGCCCCGAGCCGATCGACGACGATCTCGCGGTGCTGGTGCTGGAGGCCGTGCCCCCCGTGACGGTGTCGCTGCTGCGGGAGACCGGGGACCCGGGGCGGGCATGA